The Glycine max cultivar Williams 82 chromosome 17, Glycine_max_v4.0, whole genome shotgun sequence genome contains the following window.
CGTCTCCAGAGGCTTCTGGAGTACACCGAGTGCGTGGATCAACTGAACGAGGGTTTAAACAACATAAGCGATGAGGTGGAGGTGGTGATCATGAAACTTCAGGAGGTGGTGGAGTTCATAAGCCGGACGAAGGCGGCGGATCAGTACAGGGAGGCGAGGCTGAGGGAGGCGCTGGGGACGCTGAAGGGGCTGTATGAGATTGAGGTGGATGAGATGAGGTTTCAGGGTTTGCTGGATCAGGCGTTGGTGCATGTGCAGGATGAGTTTGAAGGGTTGTTGCTGAGGATCAAGCATAGGAATTTCGGGGATTTGGTGCACCAACATGGTGATGATTTCAGGGAATTGGGGTCTGAACTGGAAATTCAAGTCCTCAGGAAAATTTCAACCACTCTTGCTGCCAATGATTGCCTAGACATATGCATTGATATATACGTCAAGGTAATTATCCCtcatcacaaaataatcatcatcatcatcattatattGGCATATTGTGTGTCAAAAAGTGTGATATGAACCAAAATATCATAAGTGATATTGGATTGGTTTATTtcgtatttaaaatttaataacatcTCCTACATAAAAGTATAGCAACTTGCATCAAAACAATACAGTAATTAACGTTTTATcatcaatattatatttatacaataacttttttttaagtaaaatttatccCAAACTTCATCcgtaattaattataagatataattgattaatttatacttattaagaaaattagttaatttaattattaacactAAATTTATCTTTAACTTTATTGTGCATCTAGTCATCTTATCCAATTTtcataaaagagagaaaaaaacaattcaagatattttattaaaaaaataattaatacacaaggaaaatgaaataaaatcttataataagagacaaaaaaatttaatatctataattttaaataagaatgaaagaataaatttttaataaatgctAACAAGTATTTTTAGGAATTAAGAAGTTGGTTAAAATTGGAATtttcatgatattttttatatttttatgtgatttttactataaatatatttttcttttaacgtCTTAATGAGTCCAGCACACCAGTTTACAAGaggctaattttttattttttttaatctacataTAGGATCACTCACCTACCTTATTTTAtacttgtgttttcttttcttgctaatttctctcttgtttatgcaagaacgaaattgggcataaataaaatttctgtTTTGTGATTGAACAGGCGAGATATAGAAGGGCAGCGAAGGCACTAATGAAGCTAAACCCCGATTACCTGCGAACATACACCCCAGAAGGAATCGACGAAATGGAGTGGGAAACCTTAGAGACAGCCATAACCCTTTGGATCCAACACTTGGAAGTCGCAGTGAAGAAAGTCCTTGTTGCGGAAAAGAAACTCTGCGAAAGAGTCTTGGGCGATTTCATGGAGGGACTAATCTGGCCAGAATGCTTCATTAAGATCTCCGACAAGATCATGGCCGTCTTCTTCCGCTTCGGCGAAGGCGTTGCCCGGAGCAACAAAGAGCCCCAGAAGCTCTTCAAACTCTTGGACATGTTCGAGTCCTTGGAGAAACTCAAACCCGACATGTCACAAATATTCGAAGGCGAATCTGGTGTAGACATATGCACAAGGTTCCGCGAGTTGGAGAAGCTCATCATCGATGCTTCGAGCAAAGTTTTCTTGGAATTGGGTCTCCAAATCGAAGGCAACATCGACGGTCTTCCACCCCCTCAAGACGGTTCCGTTCCAAAACTCGTAAGATACGCTATCAACTATCTCAAATACCTCACCACGGTTAATTATAGAACATCAATGGCTAAGGTTCTCCGAACACAACAAACATGGAAagatagtagtagtagtagcaaTGACATGTCTTCGGACGAGGGTTTGTTGAAGCATGCAATTAGCAATGTCATGGATGCGCTGCAACGGAACATTGAGGCAAAGCGTTTGTGTTGCAGGGACAAGGTTTT
Protein-coding sequences here:
- the LOC100778774 gene encoding exocyst complex component EXO70I; protein product: MALEEDHPTTTLLKLQSACSDLKTLLRASEETQDNLGNTDSRFHLLQGSLSTASRGIAPLQSLAMSRKALDTRITRALSPALTLLNTFKFTESLQNSLVVLSTKLSSEKPHHVRRLQRLLEYTECVDQLNEGLNNISDEVEVVIMKLQEVVEFISRTKAADQYREARLREALGTLKGLYEIEVDEMRFQGLLDQALVHVQDEFEGLLLRIKHRNFGDLVHQHGDDFRELGSELEIQVLRKISTTLAANDCLDICIDIYVKARYRRAAKALMKLNPDYLRTYTPEGIDEMEWETLETAITLWIQHLEVAVKKVLVAEKKLCERVLGDFMEGLIWPECFIKISDKIMAVFFRFGEGVARSNKEPQKLFKLLDMFESLEKLKPDMSQIFEGESGVDICTRFRELEKLIIDASSKVFLELGLQIEGNIDGLPPPQDGSVPKLVRYAINYLKYLTTVNYRTSMAKVLRTQQTWKDSSSSSNDMSSDEGLLKHAISNVMDALQRNIEAKRLCCRDKVLVHVFTMNTYWYIYMRTKNTELGEVLGEKFMKEGYKAVAEESAYLYQKQAWGGLVRVLDGDDVREEGKGSVGRVVSEKIEAFFKGLNEVCERHVRGVYSIPDVDLREQMREATVRLVVPVYAEFLEGYSGLLQRKGYPSVERVNGLVGKAFDGGKLKGRGSASSDWNVARNSGSLERDVVRSRNDGGGDV